The DNA region GGTAAAATTCAGCGACTGGGCGCTATCAACCTTGCTGCAATTGATGAACATAAACAACAAGAAGAGCGCAAAGTTTATTTAGATTCGCAGCACGACGATTTAGCCGAAGCCTTAGAAACATTAGAAGCAGCCATTCGAAAAATTGATAAAGAAACCCGAACACGCTTTAAGGAAACCTTCGATAGAATAAACTCCGGCCTCAAAGAACTGTTTCCAAAAGTTTTCGGTGGAGGTCATGCCTACCTTGAGTTGACCGGTGAAGACTTACTTGATACGGGGGTTGCTGTTATGGCTCGGCCTCCGGGTAAAAGAAATTCTACGATACATTTATTATCTGGTGGAGAAAAAGCACTTACAGCAATCGCGTTGGTCTTTTCAATATTCCAGTTAAATCCTGCTCCGTTTTGTATGCTCGATGAGGTTGATGCTCCGTTAGATGATGCAAACGTCAGTCGTTTCTGTAACCTCGTAAAGAGTATGTCAGAGAAAGTGCAGTTTATTTATATCTCTCACAATAAAGTTGCCATGGAAATGGCGCATCAATTAGCTGGGGTAACCATGCAAGAGCCTGGTGTATCTCGTCTAGTTGCTGTCGATATTGATGAGGCCGCTGCGATGGCAGCATTGTAATAGGAGTAACCTATGGAATGGCAGTTACGAATAATTTTGGGAATTATCGGCGCAATAATTATTGGGCTTGTGGCCTTTGATGGCCTTAGACGTAATCGTCGAAAAAAGGGAAAAACCACGCCTTTACCGAAAATTGATCCAGAGCAAAGAGATCGCGAAGGTTTTGACTTTACGGGTGTGGGGGAAGCAAGAGTCATCAGTTCTGATCCCTCTTTGGCTGAAACGGTGCGGTATGAACAAGGCATGCCAGAAAAGGATTTATCGAAAGGTCAAATGACAGCCAGTGGTGATGATGATCTTCATATAACCGCGTCTCGTGATGAGTCATTTCAAGCTGAAGAACCTCTTACTATTGATAGAGACGAAGAGCTTTATCCTGATAGCGACGAACCTGAATTAATTTTTTCACTAACGTTGGTTAATGAAGAGGCGTTTAATGGGCAAGAACTATTGTCAGCCTTAGTCGAAAATGGCTGTCGTTTTGGCGAAATGAATATTTTTCACCGTTTTAAAAGTGCTAAAGAGCCAAAACAAAAATTGTTCTCAATTGCTAATGCATTTAATCCCGGCGTATTCGACTTAGATACTATGCCTAATGAAGCCTTTAAAGGCATATCCTTTTTTATGGGGGTGCCGGGTGGAACAGAACCGGAATTTGCTTATAAGACGATGGTCGAAACGGCCAGACAATTAAAAAATAGCATTGGTGGTAAGTTAATGGATAGTTCACGAAGCGTGTTCACTGATCAAACCTATCATCATGAATTAGAAAAAATAAACGATTATAAAAGAAGAAAACTAGCAAAAGCTTAATCCTATGTCAGAATCTGTAATTCAACGTGTCGAGTCCTTACGACATATTATTGACGAACACAATTACGCCTATTATGTTTTAGATGAGCCTAGTATTCCTGATGCAGAATACGACAGGCTGCTTCGTGAACTCCAGCAAATTGAGTCGCAACATCCCGATCTCATCACGCCTGATTCACCAACGCAGCGAGTGGGTGCTAAAGCGGACACGGAGTTCGAAAAGGTTGAACATCTAATACCCATGTTATCTCTTGATAATGTGTTTTCTTTAGAAGAACTCGATGCGTTTAATCGTCGACTGGATGAACGTTTAACAAACGATTCTCATCGAGAGTTTGTTTGCGAGCCTAAACTCGATGGTTTAGCGGTAAGTTTACTGTATGAAAATGGCATTTTAACTCGAGCGGCTACTCGTGGTGACGGAGCCGTCGGTGAAAATATTACTTTGAATGTTCGAACAATCAAGAGTGTGCCCTTGAAATTGCGTGGTGATTTTCCTCGGAAGGTGGAGGTTAGAGGCGAAGTCTTTATGACGCTTAAGGCTTTCAACACGCTCAATGACAACGCTCGAGAAAATCAAGAGAAAGTATTTGCTAATCCTAGAAATGCTGCAGCTGGAAGTCTACGACAACTAGATCCGGCAATCACGGCAAAACGCGATCTTTCCATTTATATCTACAGTCTTGGTTTAGCCGAAGGTGTTGAGCTAGCGCCGACGCATTTTGATCGATTGAATCAAATTCGTAGTTGGGGACTTCCTGTCTGCCCAGAAGTGAAGTTAAAAAAAGGGAAGTCGGAATGTTCTGAATACTATCAAGCAATTTTAGAGAAAAGAGGCCAACTGCCTTATGAAATTGATGGGGTAGTTTATAAAGTTAATAATATAGAAGATCAAGAACAACTAGGTTTTGTAGCTAGAGCACCGCGTTGGGCGACTGCGCATAAATTTCCTGCGCAAGAAGAAACAACTATTTTAAAACAGGTAGATTTTCAAGTCGGTCGTACCGGTGCAATAACCCCGGTCGCTCGACTAGAGCCCGTTTTTGTTGGAGGCGTTACTGTCAGTAATGCAACGTTGCATAATATGGACGAAATACACCGTCTCGACGTACATGAAGGCGATACTGTCATTATTCGTCGAGCTGGCGATGTGATTCCTCAAGTTGTTAGCGTTGTACTTGAGCGTAGACCTGAAGGTGCTTCTCCTATTTCTATGCTAACCGAATGTCCGGTGTGTCATTCTTCAGTTGAACGCGAAGAAGAGCAAGCAATCTATCGATGTACTGGTGGACTATTTTGTGCTGCTCAAAGAAAAGAAGCGATTAAACATTTCTCATCTAGAAAAGCAATGAATATTGACGGACTCGGGGATAAACTCGTTGAACAACTGGTCGATGCTGACAAGATTAAAAACATAGCCGATCTGTATCGGTTGAGTGAAGACGATATCCTAGACTTAGATCGCATGGCAGAAAAGTCAGCGAAAAAACTCATCCATGCAATCGAAGCTAGTAAAAAGACGACCTTAGCTAAGTTTATCTATTCACTAGGTATCCGCGAAGTCGGTGAAGTGACAGCCATGACGTTAGCTAATGAACTTGCCGAGATTCAGAGCATTAGCGATGCAACGGAAGAACAATTGGTTGCACTTCCTGATATCGGGCCAATCGTAGCTCGACATATTTGTGCGTTCTTTGATAATGAAGAGAACCGCTCAGTCATTAACCAGTTGCTTGAACTAGGCGTTTATTGGCCAAAGGTAACGCCTGTAGACGATCTTCCTCAGCCATTAAAAGGTCAAGTCATTGTTTTGACGGGTACATTTGAAACGATGGGAAGAAACGAAGCGAAAGAAAAATTAATTGCTCTAGGCGCTAAGGTCAGTGGTAGCGTATCGTCTAAGACATCGGTTGTATTTGCTGGGCCCGGCGCGGGATCAAAACTAACGAAAGCGCAAGATCTTGGTGTTGAAGTAAAAGATGAACAGGCTCTATTAGCAATTTTGGAACAATATCAATAAGGAAATAGCGATGACATTCTCCAGTCATTTGATCAAATCGTTGCTCGTATTTTGTTTGTTTGGCCTTCAACAAGCTAATGCGACGTGTGAATACGATGAGCGAGCATTGATGGCTCTATCACTGAATCAATTTGATCAAGATATGAATGGAGGATGGAGGGCGGTTTCGCAACAGACGGGATGTAGCCTTGCTGCCGCAGAATTAATAAAAAAGTACAGAATTGACAATAAGAGAACGGAGAAGATCTTGCTGTGGCATGAAGGACAGTTGAGGGCAGAGGCTAATCAGATAAAGGAAGCGGTCGAGTTATTTAAGCAGTCTTTTGAAGAGCAAGATCTGATGGGATGGAATCACTACGTTAACGCTTCAATAGCTTTCTTAGAACAAGATTTGGAAACTTTGAAGAAAGAACGTGCTCTCTTAGCGGCCATAGAAAAACCAGACGGATTACATATGACTGATCCTAACGGAAAACCCATTAAGATCAGCTGGCCACCGAACTTAAACGTTGTTGATAAATTGGTAGAATGCTTTGGGAAAAGTTATAAAGAAGCCTATTCTGGCTGTCACTCAGAATAGGTTGCTTTAAATACGCTGATCAATCGATTTATGGCATCGTCATCAATATCCAAATGGATGACTAGGCGCAATTCTTTTCCATTAGGCAGTACGATATTATTGTCTTTTGCTAAAGAATGGAATTGGTTCAAGCTTTCTTCAGGCACATCGATAAACACCATATTGGTTTGTGCTGAGTAAGGTTTCAGGGAAATGCCTTTTATTTCACTAAGAGCTTCGTGAAGAATTTGTGCTCGTTGATGATCTTCCGCCAGTCGTTCAACGTTATTTTTAAGTGCGTATATTCCTGCTGCGGCGAGCAAACCTGCTTGGCGCATACCTCCGCCTAGCATTTTACGCCAACGCTTGGCTTCTTGAATTAACTCAAATGAACCGACGAGTACAGAACCGACCGGCGCACCTAGTCCTTTCGATAAGCAAATGGAGATTGAGTCAAAGGGCTCTGCGATTGTCGCTGCTGATTGATTGCTAGCAACAGAAGCATTGAATAATCGGGCTCCATCCAAATGAAACTTAAGTTTGTATTCGTCGCAAATTGATTTTGTTGAGTGAATGTAATCTTGAGGAACAACACACCCGAAACAGGTATTTTCTAAGCTGATAAGTTTTGTTTTAGCAAAGTGGATATCATTCGGTTTAATGGCCTGTTTTATGAGATCAATCGGTATGATACCAGGAGACTCAAAGGCAATTGGCTGAGGCTGTATGCTTCCTAAAACAGCAGCGCCTCCACCTTCGTACTTATACGTGTGGGCGTGTTGTCCTACTATGTATTCATCGCCACGCTGACAATGACTAAGCAGGGCTAGTAGGTTTGACTGTGTGCCGCTGGGAGCAAATAAAGCTGCGGACTTTCCGAGTAAGTGAGCTGAGTATTCTTCTAGCTCTTTAACGGTGGGATCTTCCTCATAAACATCGTCACCGAGCGGCGCTTTCAGCATAGCACTTTTCATTTCTTCACTCGGAAGAGTGACCGTATCGCTTCTAAAGTCGGCTACTTTCATATCAATTTGTGCTCAATAAGTTTTTAAAACGGTAACTGGATTATAACTCAGATAAACCTTTCGTTAGTATTTTAACGAATTGATTGTAAATTTTTGCTAATTCGACCTTGTCGAAGTCTTTAATTCTTGGAGTATGAACATGCCCCGTCGGAATACTTGAACTTTCTTTTTGTCTAACTCGCAGTGTTCGATAAGAAATTTCATTGGATAAATAGCCACCTCCTGATCCAGATACAGATGTTTTGTTTTCTAATTCTTCAATGGATTGTGCATCAAGGTTTACAACCACTGCGTTTTCTAAAAAAGACACCTTACCATTATCATTAATAGAATAGGGACCAGCTGCTGTCTTCATTTTATTTGCAGGAAGACTGAACTCGATGAACTCTGGCCCAGATAGGGTTGTATCACCGAGATTGGGTTTGAGTGGATTATCGGAACTTGCCCCGGTATAAACATTGTTGTTGTCGGGAGCTACACTGGATCGTCTTAAACCTGGGTATCTTTCTAAATCAAAGTCTGAACGTCCCATGCTAACCGTCACTAACATGGCTAACTCATTCTCTCGATAAAAAGGCGTCACGATTTTTTCGATCAAACCTAAGTCAAAATCAGAGAATCTTACCGGTATAACAACGGATTGTATTTCGAAGGTTGTTCCGTCAATACTGAATGTTTTGCCATCTAACATTAAAGCGATGACTCCCGAAGGATTGGATTGTTTTATGTTGCGATCGAGCAAGAAGGGATCGAATCCAGTAATTAAAACTTTCTTATTAACGCTCTCAGAATGTTTAGTGAATTCAAGGTCGGCTATTCCGCGTGAGGCGGTTTCAAACGCATCAAGAAAAGATTGTTGCCTATTGGGATTGTTCTTCAAGGTGGAATTCGATGTGAATAACGCTTTCAATGCTTTCGACACATTTAAACGGTTCCAATATAGTTCTCGATCATCGAAAGTCGCATTATCTTGAATTTTCTTTCTGAAGTGCTGCCAAAGATCTCGCCCGATAATCTTGGCGATCTTTTGGCAGTCGGCGTCGTTACTGCAATTTGTAGTAAGCATTTGTACGTTTTCTGGCAGCGTGTATGACAGTATATTTTCAATCTCAGTCGATATCTTTTGTACTCGATCTTCTTCAATATCGGCAAAAGCGAAGGAACAAAAAAAGGCTAAGGAGTAGAAAGGAGGAATGCAGAGTTTTAGTGTTTTCATGTCTTTAATTCTCATTACGCAATTATTTTGACAATATACTTTAACTTTTAGTCTTAAATTATTGATATATTTTGATAATTTTTATGGTAAGGGTTAGTATTCCGCAATTATTTCTGATTGAGTATATGTTTTTTGAATGCGAATATTACGAACGTTAGTTAAATACTTTTCATGTTTCTCACTGTTAACGAGTGTCTCAGTTACTGCTCAAGAAGACAAGTGGAACTCTATCACTCTCGATAATGATTTGTTTATTGGGGACGACAGCGGCTACTCTAATGGCCTTCGTTATTCCTATTACAAATCTAATGATGCAGGGTTAGTCGAGCCTGGACTGTTAAATTATTCTATGCTTTGGAGTCTTGATTTAACTCACGTTAAAGCGAGTTATAAAGCTTCAACATTCGGTCAAAGTATTGTTACACCTAGGGACATTAGAGTATCTGAAGAACAACCAAATGATGTTCCTTACTCAGGGTTAATGTCGTTCACACAAATCTTAGTTATTGATCATGGAAACTATGCCGATCGAGTGAGTAGTACTCTAGGGATTATTGGGCCAAACTCAGGTGCAGAAAACACTCAAAAAGTCATTCATAAGTTAACCGGTTCAGATATTCCTAAAGGTTGGAAATATCAATTGGGCAATGAGTTTGTATTTCAGTTTTCTCGAGGAAGAGCGTGGAGAACCTGGGCATCACAAAGTGACAATTTTGACCTGGTGACCGGTTACGATTTAAAGATAGGGACGCTAGAGTCATCGGTATCTTGGGGTGGAATGATGCGTTATGGACGAGATATGGCATTGACATACAGCTCAGCTTTGTTAAATGATGATAGAGCATCAAACCCGGTAAATATTAATGGTGGTTGGTTTTTTTATGCCGGTATTGAAGGCCGATATATGCACAATATTATCTTCTTAGATGGCAATACCTTCAAAGATAGCCCTTCGATCGATTATCCACCTTTCCAATTTAACGGCGTGTTTGGCTTTACCTATGCCTGGGAAGAAATTTCTATCTCGATTGCAATAAACAATATTGATGTATTTGCGTCGAGCTCAAATAACGAAGATATTAAGGAATATGGTTCGTTTACACTTTTGTGGCGACTATAGAATCATGACTGAAACCGTTAATAAAAATGTTGTTTTGCGACAAAAAAGACAATTGCTCAGATCTGAAATTAGATAATTAACGTTTTCTCTTCTCGTTCTTTAATTAACTTGAATCCGCTTCTTTCAAGGCTTAACGCATGACATTCTTTCTTTGTATCTGGTCAATATAGTTGTTACAGCACTAAAGTAGTATATCTAGAATTTTAACTTATCGATTGACTGAGTGCGCAGTCTACCAGTCGATGGTTCTCGACTCGTAAGTAATAAATATAAAAACGAGGAGGACTCTATATGCAAAAGTTATTTATATTTCTATTTTTTACACTTTTAGTATCACAAGCTCCGGCGGGCCAGTGGCAACAAAACGTTTCTATTGGCGGATTTAATAATGTTCACATCTATACTCCAGACACCACGTCACCCATTGGCGATGGGCGCTCATTGTTAATTGTTCTTCATGGTTGCGTTCAGCCTATTAATAATTATCTAACCGCAAATTTAGAAGATGCTGCAGAACAGTGGGGAATGGTTATTGCGGTACCCGATGCGATGAATAAAGCTGGCTTTAGTTGTTGGTCTTACTGGCAAGGAACCAAGTCTCGTGCTTCAGGCGATTATAAAAACTTAATTCAACTCGCCAATATAATGTCTTCACAAGCTTCTCGAAATATTGATGCGAATCAGGTGTATATCGCTGGTTTGTCGTCAGGTGCAAGTTTTGCTAATACCACTGCCTGCCTAGCGCCAGATGTATTTGCTGGTATGGGTATTAGTGCGGGCCCGAGCATTGGCACCAGTTCGAATGGCGCCTTGGGTCCCTGTGAAAGTGCCGACGTAAAAGCTCGATGTGAATCTTATTCGGGTTCATACAAATCTTGGTTTGCAAGTCAGATTGCATCGATAGCTCATGGAGATAATGATTCGACGGTTAACCAATGTTATAACCAACAAAATGCCAATGGAATGGCGGCGGTTTACAACGTTCAACCATTAAATGGAAGTCAACTGTTAAGCGCTGACGGTGGAACGGCTGAAGAATTTCTATGGCAAGGTAGTCGAGTCTCAATGTTGTGGTTAAATAATGTTGATCACGCATGGTCTGGTGGTGCTGGTGCAAGTGGTGGCTACATTTCTAATAGCAGCATTAATTATGCAAGTTATCTAGGCAAATTCTTTAGTCAGAATAACATGCGAGTTGACCGTAACCTTGGACCTGTGATTTCAAATGTTTCTATTACCACTAACTCATCGAGTGCAATCATTGTCGGAGATGCGCTTGACGAAGAGGGCGAGGTTAGCGAAGTTCAGTTAACTACTTCGATCTATGAGAACGGCGAGTGGATTGAACTCTCACAAACGACAACGAATGACCTATCGAGCGACGGTCAATTTGGTTTTCAGCTAACTAATTTAATCGATGGTTATTATCAGGCTAAGATTATCGCTGTTGATAATTTTAATAAGTCTGGAGAAGCGATCTTTGAAAACTTTAGAATCGGTGATCTTCCTCCAGAGCAGTCTCCTGTATTATCCAATGTTGTCGCGAGTGTGTCAGGACAATGCGTTACTGTTTCTGGAACCGTTTACGATGTGAATGACAATTTAAGCCGAGTTCAAATTCAAATAGACCAACGATCCATTATTGCAACGTTACAAGGGGATGGTTTTGAAGGCGAAATGTGTGAAGTCAGTGGCGGTAACCGAGTCGCAAATATTACAGCAGTTGATGACACCAACTTAACGGCGTCGACGCAGGTTAGCTTTGTGATCGATGCAGGTAAAACGGGCGATTATAATTATCATATCAATCAAGGTCATATTACTTGGGGTGATGGCTATAGTGCTTGCTATCTTGCATTTGGTACTAGTGAGTTTACCATGCGAGAGTTCAGTCTAGGTGATAATCAATGTGAGTGGCGGGCTGATCAAAATGCATCATGTAACGGTCCAACTCAAATTTGTGAATCAGCACCAAGTGAACCTGACAGTGATAATGATGGCGTTCCAGATAGCTTAGATAACTGCCCGAATATCAGTAACCCCGATCAGCTAGACAGTGATAATGACGGTATCGGTGATCTATGTGAAGCAACTCCGCCCCCTACGGTTGAATGTGAGGAGTTCTCCTCAAGTAACTATGCTCATGTAAATGCTGGCCGGGCGACAACGAGCGGCGGTTATGTATTTGCGCTTGGTTCAGGTGATGCAATGGGCTTTTATAATATCTTTCAGCAGAATACGCTAAGATTGGTCAGTGAAGGCTATTATGAGCTTGGGAGTTGTCCTTAGAAAGTCGTCGAGATCTGAATGAATCACCATTCAGATCTCTATCACTTCACCTCTTAAAGGCGCTAGCCGAGACAAAAGTTGGTTTTGTGTCGATGTAGAGTAGTCAAGCGTTTGCATCGCATTAACTAACAACTCAACAAGGTGATTAAAATCTGCTTCATTAATATGCATGCCGCTATGAATATCTTGCATCGAGTCTCCATCATAAGTGCAGGGTCCATCACTAATGGAGCAAAAATGTAACTCTAAGCCCCTACGAAAATGAGTAACATTGCTTTCTGCAAAGTAATGAAAAATTTGTTGGTCACTGCCAATGTTTTTAATTAATTGATCAACTAATCTCGATACACCTTGTGAGCCTCCAAGTTTTGCATAAAGAGTCGGAGCGTCAGCATCTGATTTTCCAAGATGTGCGCAAGACGAAATCCATAAAATACTAGTCGCGAAAATGACCCGATAAACTTGTTTGTAAGATAAGCGCATAATTTGATCCTTTAAAAAGACTTTCTAAAAGTACCCTGTTAATGAAAGGTAGGTTCCGTTTTGGTCGTTGAGACCCGCGATAGTCCCGAAGTCTAGATACGCTGCTGTGACGCTTAGATTTTTTTGTGGGAACCATGCGACAAAGAGATCTTTCCATGCACTTTCATTGAGTGTTAGGTTGTCAGGCTTTTGACGATATTCGAATCCAATCGCCCAATGTTGGTTTAAGAAAAGAGCTGTTGAAAACTCGACATTAATGGATGATGACTCTTCTGCTGAAGAAAATCCTAAAAATCCAGTTTCATTCGCTTTTGTTCTACGCGCAGTCATATTCCAATATAAATTGCGACCTGCGAAGGCGGCAAGATGTAGCTTACTCGCACTAATGTAGATGTCCGTCCCACTCGATTGACCCGCGCCCAGTGCGAAAGCGACATCAGAGTCTTTTAGACTTTTGTCTTGTATTCCAAGGCTTACTTGAGGCCAGGCGCTATAAACAATATCACCGTATAATCGAAACTTTGCCCCAATCACTTCTTGTGAAATACTTGTAGACAATGGTTGAACACCTAAGGTTTGCTCTGCATAGCTAACTTCAACTCGATCAAATAACCCAACTTGTACTCCACAACTCGTTAAATCGAAATCTCGTAAGTTCACTTTTGAACAAAAGGCATTGGCAGACCACTGATTTTCAGTGTCGTAACCTGCTAGCTGAGCCCAAGGCACAATTCCGCCACCAGCCGAACCTTCAAATGTCGATACCCCCGGTGTGCCCAACAGCTTACCTTGCGCAATGCAATCGAAGCTGATTAAAAATGTGAGTAAAGCAATAGTTTCTCTAAACATTTATTGACTCTCTAACCATGTGACTAATTCATTAGCTTTAACTGGCCGGCTTAAGTGATAACCTTGAGCATGATTGCAGCCATACTTTTTAAGAAGGTCAAGCGACTCTTTGTTCTCAACCCCTTCAGCCACGACATTTAATCCTAATTTATGCCCTAAATTTATCGTGGAACTGACAATTTGTTTGTCTTGATGAGAGGTGTTGAGTTCTAGAATAAAGCTTTTATCAATTTTCAATTCATCGATGGGTAGTTGTTTTAGTTTTGCTAGCGAAGATTGTCCGATACCATAGTCATCTACGGAAATATAGGTGCCCATTTTTTTCAACTGTTGTAACCGATGCACAATTAAGTCTTCATTCTGCATAATGTCTCGTTCCGTGAGCTCAATAGTGATTTGATTTGAGTCTACCTCGTAAGCACTTAGACTACTCAGCAGGAAGTCGATGAACTGTGGATGAGAGAGGTCTTGAGCCGACACATTAATGGCTACTTTGAGTTGAATGTCGAGAGTTTTCCACTTTTGTATTTGACTCAACGCTTCTTTGATCACCCATTGAGTAAGCGATATGATCAGACCTGACTGCTCAGCAAGAGAGACAAATAATTCTGGTGAAACAAAGTTACCCGAGCTATCTTGCCAACGAATGAGCGCCTCGACTTTATCTATTTCACCGGTGCTAAGATTGAGTTTCGGCTGATAAACCAAGAACAGGGAATTCCCGGGATTCTGCAAAACTAATTTTAATTCCTCTATGATTTTTAGCCGAGCCAAGTAATTTTCTTCTTCGCCATTTTGGTAATATCGTACAGATAGTGACTCGGCTCGTGCAGCATCGATAGCAATATTTGCTCGTCTCAGCAGATCCTCAGCATTATTGCCATGTTCGGGAACCTTTAAAACACCGAGTCTTAAACGAGTATTAATCATTAGGTTTCCAATTGAAAGTTCTTTGTCAAAGTACTGAATAAGCGTCGTTATAAAATTTTCAGTGAATACTTCTTCAGCAATGCCTTGTTCAATCGGTATGCTCAAGAGAAACTCATCACCGCCCACACGGCCATAAATGGCGTCTTCAAAATGACAGTTTGAAGCACTTAAAAATACTGGTAACTCGAGCGCAAATGACTGCAAAACTTTATCACCTATACTGGCTCCTAAAACGTCATTTATTCGCCTAAACCCACGGATGTTAATCGCGATAACAAGTCTTGGTTGATTTGAACGCAGTTTTACATCGAGCTCTTCAATAACGGTCTGTCGATTAAATAAGTCGGTTAACTTGTCGTGCCTTGCTTGATGTTTAATCTTATGCTCTCTTAGTGAAATTTCGCTCCCCATTTTTTCAAAAGACTCATGCAGTGTTTTGACTTCTTGATTAACTTTATGATTTAAGGGTTGAATTTCATACTCACCTTTGGCAAAAAGTCTGGTAGAGCGCACTAAGTCATTGATTGGATTTACTAGGTTTTTTGATAACCAGCTACTCAGGATGATCGCGAGTACGACGATTGTTAATGAAAGAATGACGATAAAGTAAACTAGTGTGTCGAACTCCTTATATATTTCCTGCATACTCGACGAAAGAATGATAGTGATGTTCTTGGCTTGATTTAGAGTTACCAGCCTGTTGATGTATTGAGGACGCTCAACGAATAATTCAGCGGCAATAAAATCGCTATTAAAGATTTGTGCATTAAGTTCTTGAAGGTTATCTGCTGAGCTAAAAATCCAATTGTTATCGATATCAGTAAAGCTAACATCGAGTGTTGTAAGCCGCTTTAACTCTGTTAAAAAGGTATTATTAATCGCAAAGCCGATGATGCAATAGCCGACCGTGTGTGGCGCTTTTATCGGGAGCATTATAACTTCATACAATACACCTTCTAAGTAGATAAATTGAGCACTGCTTTGCTGATTAGTGTTTCCTTGAAAGGCATCTCCCAGCATTTTTGCGTCAATTTTTGAACCCAGATTGTTGGATACCAGTTCT from Pleionea litopenaei includes:
- the zipA gene encoding cell division protein ZipA, with amino-acid sequence MEWQLRIILGIIGAIIIGLVAFDGLRRNRRKKGKTTPLPKIDPEQRDREGFDFTGVGEARVISSDPSLAETVRYEQGMPEKDLSKGQMTASGDDDLHITASRDESFQAEEPLTIDRDEELYPDSDEPELIFSLTLVNEEAFNGQELLSALVENGCRFGEMNIFHRFKSAKEPKQKLFSIANAFNPGVFDLDTMPNEAFKGISFFMGVPGGTEPEFAYKTMVETARQLKNSIGGKLMDSSRSVFTDQTYHHELEKINDYKRRKLAKA
- the ligA gene encoding NAD-dependent DNA ligase LigA produces the protein MSESVIQRVESLRHIIDEHNYAYYVLDEPSIPDAEYDRLLRELQQIESQHPDLITPDSPTQRVGAKADTEFEKVEHLIPMLSLDNVFSLEELDAFNRRLDERLTNDSHREFVCEPKLDGLAVSLLYENGILTRAATRGDGAVGENITLNVRTIKSVPLKLRGDFPRKVEVRGEVFMTLKAFNTLNDNARENQEKVFANPRNAAAGSLRQLDPAITAKRDLSIYIYSLGLAEGVELAPTHFDRLNQIRSWGLPVCPEVKLKKGKSECSEYYQAILEKRGQLPYEIDGVVYKVNNIEDQEQLGFVARAPRWATAHKFPAQEETTILKQVDFQVGRTGAITPVARLEPVFVGGVTVSNATLHNMDEIHRLDVHEGDTVIIRRAGDVIPQVVSVVLERRPEGASPISMLTECPVCHSSVEREEEQAIYRCTGGLFCAAQRKEAIKHFSSRKAMNIDGLGDKLVEQLVDADKIKNIADLYRLSEDDILDLDRMAEKSAKKLIHAIEASKKTTLAKFIYSLGIREVGEVTAMTLANELAEIQSISDATEEQLVALPDIGPIVARHICAFFDNEENRSVINQLLELGVYWPKVTPVDDLPQPLKGQVIVLTGTFETMGRNEAKEKLIALGAKVSGSVSSKTSVVFAGPGAGSKLTKAQDLGVEVKDEQALLAILEQYQ
- the ltaE gene encoding low-specificity L-threonine aldolase encodes the protein MKVADFRSDTVTLPSEEMKSAMLKAPLGDDVYEEDPTVKELEEYSAHLLGKSAALFAPSGTQSNLLALLSHCQRGDEYIVGQHAHTYKYEGGGAAVLGSIQPQPIAFESPGIIPIDLIKQAIKPNDIHFAKTKLISLENTCFGCVVPQDYIHSTKSICDEYKLKFHLDGARLFNASVASNQSAATIAEPFDSISICLSKGLGAPVGSVLVGSFELIQEAKRWRKMLGGGMRQAGLLAAAGIYALKNNVERLAEDHQRAQILHEALSEIKGISLKPYSAQTNMVFIDVPEESLNQFHSLAKDNNIVLPNGKELRLVIHLDIDDDAINRLISVFKATYSE
- a CDS encoding lipid A deacylase LpxR family protein; its protein translation is MRILRTLVKYFSCFSLLTSVSVTAQEDKWNSITLDNDLFIGDDSGYSNGLRYSYYKSNDAGLVEPGLLNYSMLWSLDLTHVKASYKASTFGQSIVTPRDIRVSEEQPNDVPYSGLMSFTQILVIDHGNYADRVSSTLGIIGPNSGAENTQKVIHKLTGSDIPKGWKYQLGNEFVFQFSRGRAWRTWASQSDNFDLVTGYDLKIGTLESSVSWGGMMRYGRDMALTYSSALLNDDRASNPVNINGGWFFYAGIEGRYMHNIIFLDGNTFKDSPSIDYPPFQFNGVFGFTYAWEEISISIAINNIDVFASSSNNEDIKEYGSFTLLWRL
- a CDS encoding extracellular catalytic domain type 1 short-chain-length polyhydroxyalkanoate depolymerase — its product is MQKLFIFLFFTLLVSQAPAGQWQQNVSIGGFNNVHIYTPDTTSPIGDGRSLLIVLHGCVQPINNYLTANLEDAAEQWGMVIAVPDAMNKAGFSCWSYWQGTKSRASGDYKNLIQLANIMSSQASRNIDANQVYIAGLSSGASFANTTACLAPDVFAGMGISAGPSIGTSSNGALGPCESADVKARCESYSGSYKSWFASQIASIAHGDNDSTVNQCYNQQNANGMAAVYNVQPLNGSQLLSADGGTAEEFLWQGSRVSMLWLNNVDHAWSGGAGASGGYISNSSINYASYLGKFFSQNNMRVDRNLGPVISNVSITTNSSSAIIVGDALDEEGEVSEVQLTTSIYENGEWIELSQTTTNDLSSDGQFGFQLTNLIDGYYQAKIIAVDNFNKSGEAIFENFRIGDLPPEQSPVLSNVVASVSGQCVTVSGTVYDVNDNLSRVQIQIDQRSIIATLQGDGFEGEMCEVSGGNRVANITAVDDTNLTASTQVSFVIDAGKTGDYNYHINQGHITWGDGYSACYLAFGTSEFTMREFSLGDNQCEWRADQNASCNGPTQICESAPSEPDSDNDGVPDSLDNCPNISNPDQLDSDNDGIGDLCEATPPPTVECEEFSSSNYAHVNAGRATTSGGYVFALGSGDAMGFYNIFQQNTLRLVSEGYYELGSCP
- a CDS encoding group I truncated hemoglobin, translating into MRLSYKQVYRVIFATSILWISSCAHLGKSDADAPTLYAKLGGSQGVSRLVDQLIKNIGSDQQIFHYFAESNVTHFRRGLELHFCSISDGPCTYDGDSMQDIHSGMHINEADFNHLVELLVNAMQTLDYSTSTQNQLLSRLAPLRGEVIEI